A region from the Halosolutus gelatinilyticus genome encodes:
- a CDS encoding FAD-binding and (Fe-S)-binding domain-containing protein, whose translation MSTERSADPAADRRANYDYRSDEVDRPALVEDLEEVVDCEVRADSYSRELYATDASPYEVTPIAVAFPESTADVVGIVEYCATREIPVLPRGGGTSLAGQTVNRAVVLDFTRHMNEIREVDPNGRTATVQPGTILGTLNETLAPHDLKFAPDPAWGDKSAIGGAIGNNSTGAHSLQYGKTDAYIEEVEAVLADGTVTTFDEVTIEEIADRADPDGDLEGRIYAELRRILDEEADVIEAAYPDLKRNVSGYNLDRLVAEARGETLPGGEETGEPGTVNLARLLAGSEGTLAIVTEATVSLEPVPETKAVSLLCYRDLHEAMRDVEPILEHDPAAVEVLDDVLLDLARDTAEFGPVTEILPTGTNAVLLVEFYADDADHGRERVAGLLADRCPTVTPEGAPATDGAAAEGDSDTNGTTSEREMNDAETIAIDALEAYEKSERAELWKLRKSGLPILLSRTTDEKHISFIEDTAIPPERLPEFVERFEEILEAHDTYASFYAHAGPGVLHIRPLINTKTEVGLDQLHGIADDVTDLVVDLDGSVSGEHGDGRARTQWNRKLYGDRVWRTFQNLKTAFDPDWLLNPGQVVFREDDPTDLREHLRFDPDYQFAADFEPRLEWRGDNGFQGMVELCHGCGGCRGEQSTTGGVMCPTYRASREEITATRGRANALRQAMSGDLDPDEAFSDEFIEEVMGLCIGCKGCAIDCPSEVDMAKLKAEVTHEYHRRNGATLRDRLFANVATLSKWGSELAPISNGLPKLPGARTLLEKTVGIATDRPLPTFHPITFREWFERRGGSHVDPEAADRRVVLYPDTYTNYSHPEAGKAAVRVLEAANVHVTVPDDLGDTGRPAFSKGFLEKSRDAARKNVRALAPLVEDERDVVVIEPSDAVMFQADYLDLLSGDSVEQVANATYGVCEYVDTFRLDEQIAFDREPETGPSLTYHGHCHQKATRKDHHAVGVLRRAGYAVDPLDSGCCGMAGSFGYEAEHASMSDAIAGILYDQVDESAGDRVVAPGASCRTQLENRPGADEEPPTPIELVAEAMG comes from the coding sequence ATGTCCACGGAGCGGAGCGCCGACCCGGCCGCCGATCGACGCGCGAACTACGACTACCGGAGCGACGAGGTCGACCGTCCGGCGCTGGTCGAGGATCTCGAGGAGGTCGTCGACTGCGAGGTGCGCGCCGATTCCTACTCGCGAGAGCTGTACGCGACGGACGCGAGCCCCTACGAGGTGACCCCGATCGCGGTCGCCTTTCCCGAGTCGACCGCCGACGTCGTCGGCATCGTCGAGTACTGCGCCACCCGGGAGATTCCGGTCCTCCCGCGCGGCGGCGGGACGAGCCTGGCCGGCCAGACGGTCAACCGGGCGGTCGTCCTCGACTTCACGCGCCACATGAACGAGATCCGCGAGGTGGATCCGAACGGACGGACGGCGACCGTCCAGCCGGGGACGATCCTCGGGACGCTCAACGAGACGCTCGCGCCGCACGACCTCAAGTTCGCGCCCGACCCCGCCTGGGGCGACAAGAGCGCGATCGGCGGCGCGATCGGCAACAACTCGACCGGCGCCCACTCGCTGCAGTACGGCAAGACCGACGCGTACATCGAGGAGGTCGAGGCCGTCCTGGCGGATGGCACCGTGACGACGTTCGACGAGGTCACGATCGAAGAGATCGCCGATCGGGCCGATCCCGACGGCGACCTCGAAGGCCGGATCTACGCCGAACTGCGGCGCATTCTCGACGAGGAAGCGGACGTGATCGAGGCGGCCTACCCGGATCTCAAGCGCAACGTCTCGGGGTACAACCTCGATCGGCTCGTTGCGGAGGCCCGGGGCGAGACGCTGCCCGGCGGCGAAGAGACGGGCGAGCCGGGGACGGTCAACCTCGCCCGACTCCTGGCGGGCAGCGAGGGGACGCTGGCGATCGTAACCGAGGCGACGGTCTCGCTCGAACCGGTGCCCGAGACGAAGGCCGTTTCCCTGCTCTGTTACCGGGATCTCCACGAGGCGATGAGAGACGTCGAGCCGATCCTCGAACACGACCCCGCGGCGGTCGAGGTGCTCGACGACGTGCTGCTCGACCTGGCGCGCGACACCGCCGAGTTCGGCCCCGTCACCGAGATACTCCCGACGGGGACCAACGCCGTCCTCCTCGTGGAGTTCTACGCCGACGACGCCGACCACGGTCGCGAGCGGGTCGCCGGCCTGCTCGCCGATCGGTGTCCGACGGTCACACCGGAGGGAGCGCCGGCGACAGATGGAGCGGCGGCGGAAGGCGATTCAGACACGAACGGGACGACGAGCGAGCGTGAGATGAACGACGCCGAGACGATCGCGATCGACGCGCTCGAGGCCTACGAGAAGTCCGAGCGCGCCGAACTCTGGAAACTCCGCAAGTCCGGCCTCCCGATCCTGCTCTCGCGGACGACGGACGAAAAGCACATCTCCTTCATCGAGGACACGGCGATCCCGCCCGAACGGCTCCCGGAGTTCGTCGAGCGCTTCGAAGAGATCCTCGAAGCGCACGACACGTACGCCAGCTTTTACGCCCACGCGGGGCCCGGCGTGCTCCACATCCGGCCGCTGATCAACACGAAGACGGAGGTGGGGCTCGACCAACTGCACGGCATCGCGGACGACGTTACCGACCTGGTGGTCGACCTCGACGGCTCCGTCTCCGGCGAACACGGCGACGGCCGGGCCCGCACCCAGTGGAACCGGAAACTGTACGGCGATCGGGTCTGGCGGACGTTCCAGAACCTCAAGACGGCGTTCGACCCCGACTGGCTCTTGAACCCCGGCCAGGTGGTCTTCCGCGAGGACGATCCGACGGACCTCCGCGAGCACCTGCGGTTCGATCCGGACTACCAGTTCGCGGCGGACTTCGAGCCCCGACTCGAGTGGCGGGGGGACAACGGCTTCCAGGGGATGGTCGAGCTCTGCCACGGCTGCGGCGGCTGTCGGGGCGAACAGTCCACGACGGGCGGGGTGATGTGTCCGACCTACCGCGCCAGCCGCGAGGAGATCACGGCCACCCGCGGTCGGGCGAACGCGCTCCGGCAGGCCATGAGCGGCGACCTCGATCCCGACGAGGCCTTCTCGGACGAGTTCATCGAGGAGGTGATGGGGCTGTGTATCGGCTGCAAGGGCTGTGCGATCGACTGCCCGAGCGAGGTCGACATGGCGAAGCTCAAGGCCGAGGTCACCCACGAGTACCACCGACGAAACGGCGCGACCCTGCGCGATCGACTCTTCGCCAACGTCGCGACCCTCTCGAAGTGGGGGTCGGAACTCGCCCCCATCTCCAACGGCTTGCCGAAGCTGCCGGGCGCCCGCACGCTGCTCGAGAAGACCGTCGGCATCGCCACCGATCGGCCGCTGCCGACGTTCCACCCGATCACGTTCCGGGAGTGGTTCGAGCGCCGGGGCGGTTCGCACGTCGATCCGGAGGCGGCCGATCGACGAGTCGTACTCTATCCGGACACCTACACCAACTACAGCCACCCCGAGGCGGGGAAGGCGGCCGTTCGCGTCCTCGAAGCGGCGAACGTCCACGTGACGGTCCCCGACGACCTCGGCGACACGGGCCGGCCGGCGTTCTCGAAGGGCTTCCTCGAAAAATCGCGGGACGCCGCCAGGAAGAACGTCCGCGCACTCGCCCCGCTCGTCGAGGACGAACGCGACGTCGTCGTGATCGAACCCTCCGACGCGGTAATGTTTCAGGCCGACTACCTCGACCTGCTGTCCGGCGACTCCGTCGAACAGGTGGCGAACGCGACGTACGGCGTCTGCGAGTACGTGGACACCTTCCGACTCGACGAGCAGATCGCGTTCGATCGCGAGCCCGAGACGGGTCCGAGCCTGACCTACCACGGGCACTGCCACCAGAAGGCCACCCGCAAGGACCACCACGCCGTCGGCGTCCTTCGGCGCGCCGGCTACGCCGTCGATCCCCTCGACTCCGGCTGTTGCGGGATGGCCGGCAGCTTCGGCTACGAGGCCGAACACGCCTCGATGAGCGACGCGATCGCCGGCATCCTCTACGACCAGGTCGACGAGAGCGCAGGCGATCGGGTCGTCGCGCCCGGGGCCTCCTGTCGCACCCAACTCGAAAATCGACCGGGCGCCGACGAGGAGCCGCCGACGCCGATCGAACTCGTCGCCGAGGCGATGGGGTGA
- a CDS encoding Lrp/AsnC family transcriptional regulator, producing MSRLSGEWRETIDDLDAAIVDGYQSGFPIAERPFRRVGSELGIGESAALDRVRTLSERGIIRRFGAVLNPPVIGSSTLAAVRAPADRFDEVAAVVNEYRQVNHNYARDHEWNMWFVVTAGSRDRRDEILAEIEARTGCAVLNLPMLTDYYIDLEFPVVNADRFARESLEDGTDASATRISEEAAGDLSTFEADLLLAIQDGFPLSKTPYADVADRLDAPVDDVLAGVERLRENGCIKRIGCVVNHVVTGFDSNCMVVWDVPDERLDAWGERVGCLPYVTLCYHRPRRPEHDWPYNLFTMIHGRDPDAVDAKIDELAADYLPVEHDRLYSTATLKQTGARYEELVGR from the coding sequence ATGAGCAGGCTGTCTGGGGAGTGGCGCGAGACGATCGACGACTTGGACGCAGCAATCGTCGACGGCTACCAGAGCGGGTTTCCGATCGCGGAGCGGCCGTTCCGTCGCGTCGGCTCCGAACTCGGGATCGGCGAGTCCGCGGCGCTCGATCGGGTTCGAACCCTCTCGGAACGGGGGATCATCCGCCGGTTCGGCGCCGTCCTCAATCCACCGGTGATCGGCTCGTCGACGCTCGCCGCGGTCCGGGCCCCCGCCGATCGGTTCGACGAGGTCGCCGCGGTCGTCAACGAGTACCGGCAGGTGAACCACAACTACGCCCGCGATCACGAGTGGAACATGTGGTTCGTCGTCACCGCCGGGTCGCGCGATCGGCGCGACGAGATCCTCGCGGAGATCGAGGCGCGAACCGGCTGTGCGGTGTTGAACCTGCCGATGCTGACCGACTACTACATCGATCTCGAGTTTCCGGTGGTCAACGCCGATCGGTTCGCGCGCGAATCCCTGGAAGACGGTACTGACGCCTCGGCGACCCGCATCAGCGAGGAAGCCGCGGGCGACCTCTCGACGTTCGAGGCCGACCTCCTGCTCGCGATCCAGGACGGCTTCCCCCTCTCGAAGACGCCGTACGCGGACGTCGCCGATCGGCTCGACGCGCCCGTCGACGACGTGCTCGCGGGCGTCGAACGCCTCCGGGAGAACGGCTGTATCAAGCGCATCGGCTGCGTCGTCAACCACGTTGTCACGGGGTTCGACTCGAACTGCATGGTCGTCTGGGACGTCCCGGACGAGCGCCTCGACGCCTGGGGCGAACGCGTCGGGTGCCTCCCGTACGTCACGCTCTGTTACCACCGGCCGCGCCGCCCCGAGCACGACTGGCCGTACAACCTGTTCACGATGATCCACGGCCGCGACCCCGACGCCGTCGACGCGAAGATCGACGAACTCGCCGCCGACTACCTCCCCGTTGAGCACGATCGGCTCTACTCGACGGCGACGCTGAAACAGACCGGCGCCAGGTACGAGGAACTGGTCGGCCGCTGA
- a CDS encoding CaiB/BaiF CoA transferase family protein: MAIDTTSTPLEGVRVLDCTQMLAGPFATQLLADLGAAVVKIERPDCGDITRATGPDVGDSGITAYFSSLNRGKRSVELDLSTAEGAAAFESLAAATDVVVENYRPGTMEKWGLGYDDLRTVNEDLVYCSISGFLEGPYRDLPAFDMVAQALGGSMSITGHEDGPPVRPGIPIGDICAGMYAVVGVVTSLYAGGGERIEVPMFEGLVSWLTERAGRTFVTDEPYPRLGTAHPALAPYRTFETADGWFALAIASDNTWRSFCDAVGRADLADDDRFATNDERVENRDELVGSLAPLFRERSTDEWFTTFREHGLPGAPVRDTRELFADDHLRESGVLDDLAIGGVEFPYPRCPLQFSDGTVRSGHAPPRLGEHTEDVLSEVLSESELERLVADRE, encoded by the coding sequence ATGGCAATCGATACAACCAGTACGCCGCTCGAGGGCGTTCGAGTCCTCGACTGTACGCAGATGCTCGCCGGCCCCTTCGCAACGCAACTCCTCGCCGACCTCGGCGCGGCGGTCGTCAAGATCGAGCGACCGGACTGCGGCGACATCACGCGCGCCACCGGGCCCGACGTCGGTGATTCCGGGATCACCGCCTACTTCTCGTCGTTGAACCGGGGAAAACGAAGCGTCGAACTCGACCTGTCGACCGCCGAGGGCGCGGCGGCGTTCGAGTCCCTCGCGGCGGCGACCGACGTCGTCGTCGAGAACTACCGACCCGGAACGATGGAGAAGTGGGGGCTCGGCTACGACGACCTGCGAACGGTCAACGAGGATCTCGTCTACTGCTCGATCTCCGGTTTCCTCGAGGGTCCGTACCGCGACTTGCCGGCGTTCGACATGGTCGCCCAGGCGCTCGGCGGGAGCATGAGCATCACCGGCCACGAGGACGGTCCGCCCGTGCGCCCGGGGATTCCGATCGGAGACATCTGTGCCGGGATGTACGCCGTCGTCGGCGTCGTCACGTCGCTGTACGCGGGCGGCGGCGAGCGCATCGAGGTGCCGATGTTCGAGGGGCTGGTTTCGTGGCTCACCGAGCGGGCCGGCCGGACGTTCGTCACCGACGAGCCGTATCCGCGTCTGGGGACGGCGCACCCGGCGCTCGCCCCCTATCGGACGTTCGAGACGGCCGACGGCTGGTTCGCGCTCGCCATCGCCAGCGACAACACGTGGCGATCGTTCTGCGACGCCGTCGGACGTGCCGACCTCGCCGACGACGACCGGTTCGCGACGAACGACGAGCGCGTCGAAAACCGCGACGAACTCGTCGGGTCGCTGGCGCCGCTGTTCCGCGAGCGGTCGACCGACGAGTGGTTTACGACGTTTCGGGAGCACGGGCTTCCGGGCGCCCCCGTCCGGGATACGCGCGAACTGTTCGCGGACGACCACCTGCGGGAGAGCGGCGTTCTCGACGACCTCGCGATCGGCGGGGTCGAGTTCCCGTACCCGCGCTGTCCGCTCCAGTTTTCCGACGGGACGGTTCGATCGGGCCACGCGCCGCCGCGTCTCGGGGAGCACACCGAGGACGTTCTGTCCGAGGTCCTCTCCGAGTCCGAACTCGAACGACTCGTCGCGGATCGGGAGTGA
- a CDS encoding TAXI family TRAP transporter solute-binding subunit, which yields MGIAGCLGDDVDPEEDNPLDEGGDGGSNDDREHHIDVGTSAGGTMDVGLAVEQGVAEESDVLSYSTVESPGYVGSTYRMNDDAFDAAFIDGNTMNKARGGLDMFEEDPVDQLPWQGMLAFPYSIYMMARDGTGIETFDDLAGASVYPAEPGYSTRATTLDVFRQDPVADVYEEMDIVDMNVADAPGAMEEERIDAAIAYGTPGVGNTGWVREYDARIGVHYVEHTDALVEAIESFPGAGLTIYDDDPGETFAWDQDIGADEIATWDLNVTIAAHPETADEAIYELCRVGAEHGDTIRSAEERFTPEDAEGLVQGALDGYPFHPGAAEFYQEQGVWNDDWVVGARDRIGEYFE from the coding sequence ATGGGTATCGCCGGGTGCCTCGGAGACGACGTCGACCCCGAGGAAGACAATCCGTTGGACGAGGGTGGCGACGGCGGATCGAACGACGATCGGGAGCATCACATCGACGTCGGCACGTCGGCCGGCGGGACGATGGACGTCGGCCTCGCGGTAGAGCAGGGAGTCGCCGAGGAGAGCGACGTCCTGAGTTACTCGACGGTCGAGAGTCCCGGATACGTCGGCTCGACCTACCGGATGAACGACGACGCCTTCGACGCTGCGTTCATCGACGGCAACACGATGAACAAGGCCAGAGGGGGCCTGGACATGTTTGAGGAGGACCCGGTCGACCAGCTCCCGTGGCAGGGTATGCTGGCGTTCCCCTACAGCATCTACATGATGGCCCGCGACGGGACCGGCATCGAGACCTTCGACGACCTCGCGGGCGCGAGCGTCTACCCCGCCGAGCCGGGATACTCGACGCGCGCGACGACTCTCGACGTGTTCAGGCAGGACCCGGTGGCGGACGTCTACGAGGAGATGGACATCGTCGATATGAACGTCGCCGACGCGCCGGGTGCGATGGAAGAAGAACGGATCGACGCGGCCATCGCCTACGGGACGCCGGGGGTCGGTAACACGGGGTGGGTTCGCGAGTACGACGCCCGAATCGGCGTCCACTACGTCGAGCACACGGACGCCCTGGTCGAGGCGATCGAAAGCTTCCCCGGCGCCGGCCTGACGATCTACGACGACGATCCGGGGGAGACGTTCGCCTGGGACCAGGACATCGGCGCCGACGAGATCGCCACGTGGGACCTCAACGTGACGATCGCGGCCCATCCCGAAACGGCGGACGAAGCGATATACGAGCTGTGTCGCGTCGGAGCCGAACACGGCGACACCATCCGCAGCGCGGAGGAGCGGTTCACGCCCGAGGACGCCGAGGGCCTCGTCCAGGGCGCCCTGGACGGGTACCCGTTCCACCCGGGCGCCGCCGAGTTCTACCAGGAACAGGGCGTCTGGAACGACGACTGGGTCGTCGGCGCCCGAGACCGAATCGGCGAGTATTTCGAGTGA
- a CDS encoding anthranilate phosphoribosyltransferase, giving the protein MAQASQEFGEWPLKRLMTEVVGSGPKSAGDMTREQAREAFRRILAGEPDETTLGAFWLANRWKRNNPEELAAFADVMRGESVVTAEPDCDPIDCGANYDGKHTSALLGVGAGLVAAAAGTSVVVHSGDRVPTQKATAYKHVLDELGVRTELDPEESADMVDETGFGFYYQPAFNPGIHDLYDRRDQMGVRTFVNTIETVANPANADVHLGSFYHLAFAKKMSDLIDESAELDYSRAIFFQGMEGYDDIRPGYTKVAEWDASETSGDSLDDYEIETAEYGMEMESDDLAVDDVTVDSATITEDVLAGDREDHFADAIAVNGAFRMYARQDVDSLEEGLERAREAISDGSAEAVLDDLRGF; this is encoded by the coding sequence ATGGCTCAGGCATCTCAGGAGTTCGGCGAGTGGCCGCTGAAGCGGCTGATGACCGAAGTCGTCGGCTCCGGTCCCAAGTCGGCCGGCGACATGACCCGCGAGCAGGCTCGTGAAGCCTTCCGACGCATCCTCGCTGGCGAACCCGACGAGACGACCCTCGGCGCCTTCTGGCTGGCCAACCGGTGGAAGCGCAACAACCCCGAGGAACTGGCGGCCTTCGCCGACGTCATGCGCGGGGAGTCGGTCGTGACCGCCGAACCCGACTGCGATCCGATCGACTGCGGCGCGAACTACGACGGCAAGCACACCTCCGCGCTGCTCGGCGTCGGGGCCGGCCTCGTCGCCGCCGCCGCCGGTACGTCCGTCGTCGTCCACTCCGGCGATCGCGTCCCGACGCAGAAGGCGACGGCGTACAAGCACGTCCTCGACGAACTCGGCGTCCGGACCGAACTCGATCCCGAGGAGAGTGCCGACATGGTCGACGAGACCGGCTTCGGCTTCTACTACCAGCCCGCGTTCAACCCGGGGATCCACGACCTCTACGATCGGCGCGACCAGATGGGCGTGCGGACGTTCGTCAACACGATCGAGACGGTCGCCAACCCCGCGAACGCCGACGTCCACCTCGGCTCGTTCTACCACCTCGCGTTCGCGAAGAAGATGAGCGATCTCATCGACGAGAGCGCGGAACTCGACTACTCGCGCGCCATCTTCTTCCAGGGGATGGAGGGCTACGACGACATCCGCCCCGGCTACACGAAGGTCGCCGAGTGGGACGCGAGCGAGACGAGCGGCGACAGCCTCGACGACTACGAGATCGAGACCGCCGAGTACGGCATGGAGATGGAGAGCGACGATCTCGCGGTCGACGACGTGACGGTCGACTCCGCGACGATCACCGAGGACGTGCTCGCCGGCGATCGCGAGGATCACTTCGCCGACGCGATCGCGGTAAACGGCGCGTTCCGGATGTACGCCCGACAGGACGTCGACAGCCTCGAAGAGGGGCTCGAACGGGCACGCGAAGCTATCTCCGACGGCAGCGCCGAGGCAGTGCTCGACGACCTGCGCGGGTTCTGA
- a CDS encoding GNAT family N-acetyltransferase gives MELTEPIAIEGDERVQIYEYVEAHGAVDRERAREELFPADPPGDPQYTRAFQHNVAILKRDGYLEEGDDGTLRIAIDVKAEREEFTTEDVDVTIRAARQEDLAGIVGAMRQVVEEMTYIEAETVADELDHENVLLRHNEFESRMFFVATVDGEVVGWAHLHVPNLEKLTHTAELTVGILEEYRGMGIGSQLLDRALEWARASDHEKVYQSVPSTNEAAIEFFEDRDWEIEAVREDHYKLEDEYIDEVMMAIEL, from the coding sequence ATGGAGCTCACCGAGCCGATCGCGATCGAGGGCGACGAGCGGGTACAGATCTACGAGTACGTCGAGGCCCACGGCGCGGTCGATCGGGAGCGGGCGCGGGAGGAACTGTTCCCGGCGGATCCGCCGGGAGACCCGCAGTATACCCGGGCGTTTCAGCACAACGTCGCGATCCTCAAACGCGACGGCTACCTCGAGGAGGGCGACGACGGAACGCTGCGCATCGCGATCGACGTCAAGGCCGAGCGCGAGGAGTTCACGACCGAGGACGTCGACGTCACGATCAGGGCGGCCAGACAGGAGGACCTCGCGGGGATCGTCGGCGCGATGCGCCAGGTCGTCGAGGAGATGACCTACATCGAAGCCGAGACCGTCGCGGACGAACTCGACCACGAGAACGTCCTCCTCCGACACAACGAGTTCGAGTCCCGGATGTTCTTCGTCGCGACCGTCGATGGCGAGGTCGTCGGCTGGGCGCACCTACACGTCCCGAACCTCGAGAAGCTCACCCACACCGCCGAACTCACCGTCGGAATCTTAGAGGAGTACCGCGGCATGGGCATCGGGAGCCAACTCCTCGATCGGGCGCTCGAGTGGGCGCGGGCGAGCGACCACGAGAAGGTCTACCAGAGCGTTCCTTCGACGAACGAGGCGGCGATCGAGTTCTTCGAGGACCGTGACTGGGAGATCGAAGCCGTCCGCGAGGACCACTACAAACTCGAAGACGAGTACATCGACGAGGTGATGATGGCGATCGAGTTGTGA
- a CDS encoding TRAP transporter permease, which translates to MSTETAGPERTPGTDSLTANALDNAVTVGALFLWAIVLWWAWTQDIGRTQYGVLFLGAVLSVYILSEATESVREGDLLDLLILVACGAVIVTATVYIYTDFDAFYTRRQGWATDYEYRLAWLMIAVILYLTWRSYGNVFLALIGGAMLYAMYGYYVPGLFRHGGLQNIHMLQMLITDLGGFYGTLTQLTAAWIAPFLLYAGLLFAFGAFDLILRIAIVSARYIESGVAQTAVISSAIIGSINGSYAANAGMTGSFTIPTMMDSGLSGRTAAGIEGTASTSGQVLPPVMGASAFVMATKLSIPYWEIIVAGLIPAAILVLSILLAVHYTSINEIGGQEMRFDEYFEDELTRTDKIVQGIRFGVPFLILLVTLGYFQYTVMTSALYTIVAMVILGIGTPVLHSIYAVRTGAKTKTAAIDGWWTAEWWSRGRVRPRLSTIGRLPLLNEFVSAAVWIRRRRPVHTVLAEVGNVIRGFRRGAVILAPIAIILAAVNGVVDLLMATGVPPRIAIMLMQLSGGVLLIAVLFGMAVCIIMGVGMPTVASYVIVSTLVAPTFITVFNVPELAAHFMVFYAAVLAGVTPPVAIAVVVASGIAGSNFWRSCGKAITIAAPLFVLPISFVYHPEIVSTTIDLHSLFSGALIMAGAITIIFALNYPFGLKRWVGLPLRFGLFWLGSYIMIHPEWMLQAAGIGLFAVVFSGAKYVANGTELRSPSPIDR; encoded by the coding sequence ATGAGTACCGAAACTGCCGGTCCTGAACGGACGCCGGGAACAGACTCCCTGACAGCGAACGCGCTCGACAACGCCGTCACCGTCGGCGCGCTCTTCCTCTGGGCGATCGTCCTCTGGTGGGCGTGGACCCAGGACATCGGACGGACGCAGTACGGCGTGCTGTTTCTCGGCGCCGTGCTGTCGGTGTACATCCTTTCGGAGGCGACCGAATCGGTCCGGGAGGGCGACCTCCTCGACCTGCTGATCCTCGTCGCCTGCGGCGCGGTGATCGTCACCGCGACCGTCTACATCTACACCGACTTCGACGCCTTCTACACCCGTCGCCAGGGGTGGGCGACCGACTACGAGTACCGACTCGCCTGGCTCATGATTGCGGTGATCCTCTACCTGACGTGGCGATCGTACGGCAACGTCTTCCTCGCGCTCATCGGCGGGGCGATGCTGTACGCCATGTACGGCTACTACGTCCCCGGGCTGTTCCGCCACGGCGGCCTCCAGAACATCCACATGCTGCAGATGCTGATCACCGACCTCGGCGGCTTCTACGGCACACTCACGCAGCTTACGGCCGCATGGATCGCCCCCTTCTTGCTGTACGCCGGCTTGCTCTTCGCGTTCGGCGCGTTCGACCTCATCCTGCGGATCGCGATCGTCAGCGCCAGGTACATCGAGTCGGGCGTCGCCCAGACGGCCGTCATTTCGAGCGCGATCATCGGCTCGATCAACGGGAGCTACGCCGCGAACGCCGGGATGACGGGCTCGTTCACCATCCCGACGATGATGGACTCGGGTCTCTCGGGGCGGACCGCCGCAGGGATCGAGGGAACCGCCTCGACCTCCGGACAGGTGCTCCCGCCGGTGATGGGCGCGTCGGCGTTCGTGATGGCCACGAAGCTCTCGATCCCCTACTGGGAAATCATCGTCGCGGGACTGATCCCCGCCGCGATCCTCGTGCTGAGCATCCTGCTGGCCGTCCACTACACGTCGATCAACGAGATCGGCGGTCAGGAGATGCGCTTCGACGAGTACTTCGAGGACGAACTGACGCGAACCGACAAGATCGTCCAGGGGATCCGGTTCGGCGTGCCCTTCCTCATCCTGCTCGTCACGCTCGGCTACTTCCAGTACACGGTCATGACCTCGGCGCTGTACACGATCGTCGCGATGGTGATCCTCGGGATCGGGACGCCTGTTCTCCACTCGATCTACGCCGTCAGAACCGGCGCAAAGACGAAGACGGCCGCTATCGACGGCTGGTGGACGGCTGAGTGGTGGTCTCGGGGACGCGTTCGCCCGCGCCTGTCGACGATCGGTCGCCTTCCGCTCCTGAACGAGTTCGTCTCCGCCGCGGTCTGGATTCGACGGCGGCGGCCCGTGCACACCGTTCTCGCGGAGGTGGGCAACGTCATCCGCGGCTTCCGGCGCGGCGCGGTCATCCTCGCGCCGATCGCGATCATCCTGGCGGCGGTCAACGGCGTCGTCGACCTCCTGATGGCGACCGGCGTCCCCCCGCGGATCGCGATCATGCTGATGCAGCTCTCGGGTGGCGTCCTGCTCATCGCGGTGCTGTTCGGCATGGCCGTCTGCATCATCATGGGCGTCGGGATGCCGACGGTGGCGTCCTACGTCATCGTCTCGACGCTGGTCGCGCCGACGTTCATCACCGTCTTCAACGTTCCCGAACTGGCCGCGCACTTCATGGTCTTCTACGCCGCGGTGCTGGCCGGCGTCACGCCACCGGTGGCCATCGCGGTCGTGGTCGCGTCGGGGATCGCCGGCTCGAACTTCTGGCGCTCGTGCGGGAAGGCGATCACGATCGCCGCGCCGCTGTTCGTACTCCCGATCTCCTTCGTCTACCACCCGGAGATCGTCTCGACGACGATCGACCTCCACTCGCTGTTCAGCGGCGCGCTCATCATGGCGGGGGCGATCACGATCATCTTCGCGCTCAACTACCCGTTCGGGTTGAAACGGTGGGTCGGACTGCCGCTCCGGTTCGGACTGTTCTGGCTCGGCTCGTACATCATGATCCACCCCGAGTGGATGCTGCAAGCGGCCGGCATCGGCCTGTTCGCGGTCGTCTTCTCCGGCGCGAAGTACGTCGCGAACGGGACCGAACTCCGGTCGCCCTCGCCGATCGACCGCTGA